A genomic window from Cinclus cinclus chromosome 5, bCinCin1.1, whole genome shotgun sequence includes:
- the PTCD3 gene encoding small ribosomal subunit protein mS39, producing the protein MAARRVAGGCWQRALWLGLGRRCRLPGGRDGYRSSSSSSALEKTVDNSQVTQEIVLPRRKTWDKLAVLQTLASTVNRDPTAAHYMFQDDPFLMPRNAASARLYSLSKESGRNAAKYIIKNFPQYFDKTFAEPNVPCLMPESLKPQTEGVSEEALRERIHLRMVKESVDMFDQLLQAGTPVSLETTNSLLDLLCFYGGGEPTPEKEQEEKEDLEEPGVNASEQKAPKRQFQRDSQSSGPRWRENNHAERIFKIMPERNAHSYCTMICGMVKHGAYSKAYDMYIDLLNERHKADVHTFNALIRAVPYLKERFAERWELAKEFLTHMAQQKVQPTLLTFNSVLKSLRRCGGVGRAMSLLVLKEMEALDIEPSLASYDHLLAMFYKGADAQSSDIISEVLNEVEKRSFTAQDPDDADFFITAMQVCCDLKDIKLAYQLNKALEKGDNWKFLDVDRLNGYWSKFFSLLCMMEQIEVVLKWYKEMSSSLFYPSPKNILDLLQALDAANQLEVIPSVWEDVKQLGFSRRQDLLEEFLCLMSRDQHPSEIQLAFAKCAEEIKAVHEPAGLGQLPLEWTGSALGHAVVLFSRAGRTQDAWNMMEHFQKISRIPTDKVMDEFLNCAKQTNCPDEAIKMVKLAASLGLMSSQRLKSRIEEEFELSETQKKALESIKWDGDSSDSDSDSDRE; encoded by the exons ATGGCGGCGCGGCGGGTCGCGGGTGGCTGCTGGCAGCGGGCGCTGTGGCTGGGCCTGGGCCGGCGGTGCCGCCTCCCGGGAGGACGGGACGGCTACCG GAGCTCTTCGAGTAGTAGTGCTCTTGAGAAGACTGTGGACAATTCACAAG TAACTCAAGAAATTGTGCTTCCCCGAAGGAAAACATG GGATAAGCTCGCAGTGCTCCAGACCTTGGCTTCTACTGTGAACAGG GATCCTACTGCTGCTCATTACATGTTCCAGGATGACCCTTTCCTGATGCCAAGAAATGCAGCTAGTGCT CGTCTGTATTCCTTGTCAAAGgagtctgggagaaatgctgcAAAATACATCATAAAGAACTTTCCTCAGTATTTTGACAAGACTTTTGCAGAGCCCAATGTACCA TGCCTGATGCCCGAGAGTCTCAAACCTCAGACTGAAGGAGTGAGTGAGGAAGCTCTAAGGGAGCGCATCCACCTCAGAATGGTGAAAGAGTCTGTGGACATGTTTGATCAGCTTCTACAGGCAG GTACCCCTGTATCTCTGGAGACCACAAACAGCCTTTTAGATTTATTATGCTTCTATGGAGGTGGTGAACCTACTCCtgaaaaagagcaggaagaaaaagaggattTGGAAGAACCAGGG GTGAATGCTTCAGAACAGAAAGCTCCAAAGAGGCAGTTCCAAAGAGATTCACAGTCATCTGGCCCCAGATGGAG GGAGAACAACCATGCTGAAAGGATATTTAAGATAATGCCAGAGAGGAATGCACACTCCTATTGCACGATGATTTGTGGGATGGTGAAG caTGGGGCTTACTCTAAAGCTTATGACATGTACATAGACTTGCTGAATGAAAGGCACAAGG CTGATGTGCACACCTTCAATGCGCTGATCAGAGCAGTCCCATATCTAAAGGAGAGGTTTGCAGAAAGATGGGAATTAGCCAAG GAATTCCTGACTCACATGGCTCAGCAGAAAGTGCAACCAACTCTGCTGACTTTTAATTCTGTACTGAAGAGCCTGAGAAGATGCGGTGGTGTGGGCAGAGCTATGTCTTTATTGGTATTAAAGGAAATGGAAGCACTTGATATAG AGCCCAGCCTTGCATCCTATGATCATCTCCTGGCCATGTTTTACAAAGGTG CTGATGCTCAGTCATCAGACATCATCTCTGAGGTGCTAAATGAGGTTGAAAAGCGAAGTTTCACTGCCCAGGATCCTGACGATG CTGACTTTTTTATTACCGCCATGCAAGTG TGCTGTGATCTTAAGGATATCAAGCTTGCCTATCAGTTAAATAAGGCACTGGAGAAGGGGGACAACTGGAAATTCTTGGATGTGGATCGGTTAAATGGCTATTG GTCAAAATTCTTTTCGTTGTTGTGCATGATGGAACAAATTGAGGTGGTGTTGAAGTGGTACAAAGAAATGTCATCTTCA CTCTTCTATCCAAGTCCTAAAAATATATTGGATCTCCTTCAAGCGTTGGATGCAGCCAACCAGCTGGAAGTGATCCCTTCAGTTTGGGAAG ATGTGAAACAGCTGGGGTTTAGCAGGAGACAAGACCTGTTGGAAGAGTTCTTGTGTTTGATGAGCAGGGACCAGCACCCCAGTGAG ATTCAGCTGGCATTTGCCAAGTGTGCTGAAGAAATcaaagctgtccatgagcctgctgggctggggcagctcccgTTGGAGTGGACAGGGAGTGCTCTGGGCCATGCTGTGGTGCTGttttccagggctgggaggacCCAGGATGCCTG GAATATGATGGAGCACTTCCAGAAAATCAGTAGGATTCCCAC TGACAAGGTGATGGATGAGTTCTTGAACTGTGCTAAGCAAACCAATTGCCCAGATGAAGCAATTAAGATGGTAAAGCTGGCAGCATCCCTTGGGCTGATGTCATCTCAAAGGCTGAAAAGCAGAATAGAGGAGGAATTTGAACTCTCTGAAACACAGAA